One stretch of Clavibacter californiensis DNA includes these proteins:
- a CDS encoding TetR/AcrR family transcriptional regulator translates to MTRSPRASAGDELRTIAAARFARDGFQATSLQQIADEAGYSKSSVLYHFASKEALLDALLEPTIDALAEVIVRADSIRGDEDARRQFVERFIDFLLLHRHEVALFITQGRSLGHLAVIERANDLVRALGETAGALDSTLDQLRFGVALGGAAYILAASDDWSTNEPLPDDEIRAALVVVVGELLAPLGTRSA, encoded by the coding sequence GTGACCCGATCCCCCCGCGCCTCCGCCGGCGACGAGCTCCGCACCATCGCCGCGGCGCGCTTCGCCCGCGACGGGTTCCAGGCGACCTCGCTCCAGCAGATCGCGGACGAGGCGGGCTACTCGAAGTCGAGCGTGCTCTACCACTTCGCCTCCAAGGAGGCGCTCCTCGACGCCCTCCTCGAGCCGACCATCGACGCGCTCGCCGAGGTCATCGTCCGCGCCGACTCCATCCGCGGGGACGAGGACGCCAGGCGCCAGTTCGTCGAGCGCTTCATCGACTTCCTCCTGCTGCACCGGCACGAGGTGGCGCTGTTCATCACGCAGGGCCGCTCGCTCGGGCATCTCGCCGTCATCGAGCGGGCCAACGACCTCGTGCGCGCGCTCGGCGAGACAGCCGGTGCGCTCGACAGCACGCTCGACCAGCTGCGCTTCGGCGTGGCGCTCGGCGGCGCGGCGTACATCCTCGCCGCGAGCGACGACTGGTCCACCAACGAACCGCTGCCCGACGACGAGATCAGGGCTGCTCTCGTCGTGGTCGTGGGGGAGCTCCTCGCCCCCCTCGGCACCCGCTCCGCCTGA
- a CDS encoding mechanosensitive ion channel family protein, whose protein sequence is MDLPALLAVPAVAVTVTLLAAVAAALLVTAVVAVVVRVVARRREWAAQLVIRARRPFRVLLVVVAVWIALRASVAPGEVRDGLDHLLHVTTIVAAAWLVCALAIFFEDLGLSRYRVDVADNRIARRVRTQVLIIRRLTVVAIVVVAIGAILLTFPGARAAGASVLASAGLVSIVAGLAAQSTLANVFAGMQLAFSDAIRVDDVVIVETEWGRVEEITLTYVVVHIWDDRRMVLPSTYFTTTPFQNWTRTKSELLGAVELDLDWRATPASMREELDRVLATTDLWDGRVSVLQVTDAIGGYVRIRVLVSAVDAPTLFDLRCLVRERLVAFLHEHSPQSLPRTRVQMVDPHEHGDAPRAGRRAGGAEPMGLFSGTAQGDSRASQFTGPISTVPDAERIDLEVDGDRWRTHD, encoded by the coding sequence GTGGACCTGCCCGCCCTGCTCGCCGTGCCCGCCGTCGCCGTGACCGTCACGCTGCTCGCCGCCGTGGCCGCCGCCCTGCTCGTCACCGCCGTCGTCGCCGTCGTCGTGCGCGTCGTCGCTCGGCGCCGGGAGTGGGCGGCTCAGCTCGTCATCCGCGCCCGCCGCCCCTTCCGCGTGCTGCTCGTGGTGGTCGCCGTCTGGATCGCGCTCCGTGCCTCGGTCGCGCCGGGGGAGGTGCGCGACGGCCTCGACCACCTGCTGCACGTGACCACGATCGTCGCGGCCGCCTGGCTGGTGTGCGCGCTCGCGATCTTCTTCGAGGACCTCGGCCTCAGCCGCTACCGCGTGGACGTCGCCGACAACCGGATCGCGCGCCGGGTGCGCACGCAGGTGCTCATCATCCGGCGGCTCACGGTGGTGGCGATCGTGGTCGTCGCGATCGGCGCGATCCTGCTGACCTTCCCGGGCGCCCGGGCCGCGGGCGCCAGCGTCCTCGCCTCCGCGGGGCTCGTGTCGATCGTCGCGGGCCTCGCCGCGCAGTCGACGCTCGCCAACGTGTTCGCCGGGATGCAGCTCGCCTTCAGCGACGCCATCCGGGTGGACGACGTCGTGATCGTCGAGACGGAGTGGGGCCGCGTGGAGGAGATCACGCTGACCTACGTGGTCGTCCACATCTGGGACGACCGGCGGATGGTGCTGCCGTCGACCTACTTCACGACCACGCCGTTCCAGAACTGGACCCGCACCAAGTCGGAGCTCCTCGGTGCTGTGGAGCTCGACCTCGACTGGCGCGCGACGCCCGCCAGCATGCGCGAGGAGCTCGACCGGGTGCTCGCGACGACCGACCTCTGGGACGGCCGCGTCTCCGTGCTGCAGGTGACGGACGCGATCGGCGGCTACGTGCGGATCCGCGTGCTCGTCTCCGCCGTCGACGCGCCCACCCTGTTCGACCTGCGCTGCCTCGTGCGCGAGCGCCTCGTCGCGTTCCTGCACGAGCACAGCCCGCAGTCGCTGCCGCGGACGCGCGTCCAGATGGTGGATCCGCACGAGCACGGCGACGCGCCCCGAGCGGGACGGCGCGCGGGCGGGGCCGAGCCGATGGGCCTGTTCTCGGGGACGGCGCAGGGCGACTCGCGCGCCAGCCAGTTCACCGGGCCGATCTCCACCGTGCCGGACGCCGAGCGCATCGACCTCGAGGTCGACGGCGACAGGTGGCGCACGCACGACTGA
- a CDS encoding MFS transporter, whose product MSAVFRSLRAPNYRIWFAGALVSNVGTWMQRTAQDWIVLTELTRYDATAVGIVMALQFGPMLLLSPYAGLIADRYDKRRVLMITQGSMAILGLGLGLIVLSGRAELWHVYLFALLLGIASALDAPARQSFVSELVSDDDLSNAVALNSASFSAARMIGPAVAGVLIAGVGTGWVFLINAVSFIAVLFALTRLRVGELRRPERVARSRGQLREGFRYIGGRPDIMVILVIVFLVGAFGYNFPIFTSTMASVEFGKGATEFGLLSSSLAVGSVAGALLSARRERPRIRLVFVGAALFGIATGLAAIAPTYLLFALALVLVGVVSQTLMTSANSTVQLTVEPRMRGRVMAVYMAIFVGGTPLGAPIVGWVANTWGPRAAVMVGAASGIVAALIAIAWLVLHRHLRVSYRIHRTPHLLVTHDGDGRDRREDAREDIEADEAVARRT is encoded by the coding sequence ATGAGCGCCGTCTTCCGCAGCCTCCGGGCCCCGAACTACCGCATCTGGTTCGCGGGGGCGCTCGTCTCCAACGTCGGCACGTGGATGCAGCGCACCGCGCAGGACTGGATCGTCCTCACCGAGCTCACCCGCTACGACGCGACCGCGGTCGGCATCGTCATGGCGCTGCAGTTCGGCCCGATGCTCCTGCTCTCCCCCTACGCCGGCCTCATCGCCGACCGGTACGACAAGCGGCGCGTCCTCATGATCACGCAGGGCAGCATGGCGATCCTCGGTCTCGGGCTCGGCCTCATCGTGCTCTCCGGCCGCGCGGAGCTCTGGCACGTCTACCTCTTCGCGCTCCTGCTCGGCATCGCGTCCGCGCTCGACGCGCCCGCCCGGCAGTCCTTCGTCTCCGAGCTGGTCTCCGACGACGACCTCTCGAACGCCGTCGCGCTCAACTCGGCGTCGTTCAGCGCGGCGCGCATGATCGGCCCCGCCGTCGCGGGCGTGCTCATCGCGGGCGTCGGCACCGGCTGGGTGTTCCTCATCAACGCCGTGAGCTTCATCGCCGTGCTGTTCGCGCTCACGCGCCTCCGCGTCGGCGAGCTCCGCCGCCCCGAGCGCGTCGCCCGGTCCCGCGGGCAGCTGCGCGAGGGCTTCCGATACATCGGCGGCCGTCCCGACATCATGGTGATCCTCGTGATCGTCTTCCTCGTCGGCGCGTTCGGCTACAACTTCCCGATCTTCACCTCCACCATGGCGAGCGTCGAGTTCGGCAAGGGCGCGACCGAGTTCGGGCTGCTCTCCTCGAGCCTCGCCGTGGGATCCGTCGCGGGCGCCCTGCTCTCGGCCCGCCGCGAGCGGCCCCGCATCCGCCTGGTGTTCGTGGGCGCCGCGCTCTTCGGCATCGCGACCGGCCTGGCCGCGATCGCTCCGACGTACCTGCTCTTCGCGCTGGCCCTGGTGCTTGTGGGCGTCGTCTCGCAGACCCTCATGACGAGCGCCAACAGCACCGTGCAGCTCACGGTCGAGCCGCGCATGCGGGGCCGCGTGATGGCCGTCTACATGGCGATCTTCGTCGGCGGCACCCCGCTCGGCGCGCCGATCGTCGGCTGGGTCGCGAACACGTGGGGCCCGCGCGCCGCCGTCATGGTGGGCGCGGCCAGCGGCATCGTCGCCGCCCTCATCGCCATCGCGTGGCTCGTGCTGCACCGGCACCTGCGCGTCTCGTACCGGATCCACCGCACGCCGCACCTGCTCGTCACGCACGACGGCGACGGCCGCGACCGCCGCGAGGACGCGCGCGAGGACATCGAGGCGGACGAGGCGGTCGCGCGCCGCACATGA
- a CDS encoding glucose-6-phosphate dehydrogenase, with amino-acid sequence MPATSTLLVLGASGDLSARLLLPGLGELLAHRPDLDLQLVGAGTEDWDDDRWLEVVRTSFASLGAEGPAVDRVLAGTTYHAADVTSQADLERLFAACDAAPAVYFALPPAVTERACEAMTGMTLPEGTSLSLEKPFGTDLASAQALNRLLATLVPEERTHRVDHFLGRSTVRNLLGLRFANRLLEPVWNAQHIASVEIVYDEQLALEGRARYYDGAGALADMIQSHLLQVMAVFAMEAPATTDARDVRDQKALVLRATRPWGGDPVASSRRARYSAGDVEGRQLPAYADEAGVDPGRGTETLAEMTVEIANWRWAGVPFRLRSGKALKDHRREIVVTFQPAPHVPTGLRGPHEPDRIRILIAPDELHLELNVNGPADPDVIDRAELVTAFDPGDLPPYGQVIDGIISDDEALSVRGDTAEECWRIVEPVIAAWRAGEVPLEEYPAGSAGPWDGPQVAPKG; translated from the coding sequence ATGCCCGCGACCTCCACGCTCCTCGTCCTCGGCGCCAGCGGCGACCTCTCCGCGCGCCTCCTCCTCCCCGGCCTCGGCGAGCTCCTCGCCCACCGCCCCGACCTCGACCTCCAGCTGGTGGGTGCGGGCACGGAGGACTGGGACGACGATCGGTGGCTCGAGGTCGTCAGGACCTCGTTCGCCTCGCTCGGCGCGGAGGGCCCCGCGGTCGACCGCGTGCTCGCCGGCACGACCTACCACGCCGCCGACGTCACCTCCCAGGCCGACCTCGAGCGCCTCTTCGCGGCCTGCGACGCGGCGCCCGCCGTCTACTTCGCGCTGCCGCCGGCCGTCACCGAGAGGGCGTGCGAGGCCATGACCGGCATGACGCTGCCCGAGGGCACGTCGCTGTCGCTCGAGAAGCCGTTCGGCACCGACCTCGCGAGCGCGCAGGCGCTCAACCGCCTGCTCGCCACGCTCGTGCCGGAGGAGCGCACGCATCGGGTGGACCACTTCCTGGGCCGCTCGACCGTGCGGAACCTCCTCGGCCTGCGCTTCGCGAACCGGCTGCTCGAGCCCGTGTGGAACGCGCAGCACATCGCGAGCGTCGAGATCGTCTACGACGAGCAGCTCGCCCTCGAGGGCCGCGCCCGCTACTACGACGGCGCGGGCGCTCTGGCCGACATGATCCAGAGCCACCTGCTGCAGGTGATGGCCGTCTTCGCGATGGAGGCGCCCGCCACCACCGACGCGCGGGACGTCCGCGATCAGAAGGCGCTCGTGCTCCGCGCGACGCGGCCATGGGGCGGCGACCCGGTGGCGTCGTCGCGTCGCGCACGCTACTCGGCCGGCGACGTCGAGGGGCGCCAGCTCCCGGCCTACGCCGACGAGGCGGGCGTGGATCCCGGCCGCGGCACCGAGACGCTCGCCGAGATGACCGTCGAGATCGCCAACTGGCGCTGGGCGGGCGTGCCCTTCCGGCTGCGCTCCGGAAAGGCGCTCAAGGACCACCGCCGCGAGATCGTCGTGACCTTCCAGCCCGCGCCGCACGTGCCCACCGGGCTGCGCGGCCCGCACGAGCCCGACCGCATCCGAATCCTCATCGCCCCCGATGAGCTGCACCTGGAGCTCAACGTCAACGGCCCGGCCGACCCGGACGTCATCGACCGCGCCGAGCTGGTCACGGCATTCGACCCGGGCGACCTGCCGCCGTACGGCCAGGTCATCGACGGGATCATCTCGGACGACGAGGCGCTCTCGGTGCGCGGCGACACGGCCGAGGAGTGCTGGCGCATCGTCGAGCCGGTCATCGCGGCGTGGCGCGCGGGCGAGGTGCCGCTAGAGGAGTACCCGGCCGGATCCGCGGGACCGTGGGACGGTCCGCAGGTGGCGCCGAAGGGCTGA
- a CDS encoding SLC13 family permease, whose product MRTALIGVVLLVVGAVAVATGALPLDDLGVLYERVWPILLFVVAITVVTELASEAGLFTWIAERAAGLGRGRTWALWLATVVLACLCTIFLSLDTTAVLLTPVVVVLARHCGLPPLPFALTTVWLANTASLLLPVSNLTNLLAEHELGGLGPVGFAALTVAPALVAIAMPVLAILVIHRKDLFTRYEVGAPTAPTDRVLLVGSAVVVGLLVPALVSGVEVWIPALAAAVVLAILTAVRRPRVLRLGLLPWQLVVFASGLFIVMEAAQSLGLTAVMAAISGQGQDAGALFRLAGVATLSANAVDNLPAYLALEPVAGSPERLVAILVGVNAGPLITPWASLATLLWHERLVSMGVHIKWSRYVLLGLVVAPLTVGLAMLAFVLTR is encoded by the coding sequence GTGCGCACAGCCCTCATCGGGGTGGTGCTCCTCGTCGTCGGCGCCGTCGCCGTGGCCACCGGAGCCCTCCCGCTCGACGACCTCGGCGTCCTCTACGAGCGGGTCTGGCCGATCCTCCTCTTCGTGGTCGCCATCACGGTGGTCACCGAGCTGGCCAGCGAGGCGGGGCTCTTCACCTGGATCGCCGAGCGCGCCGCGGGACTCGGGCGCGGACGCACGTGGGCCCTCTGGCTCGCCACCGTCGTGCTCGCGTGCCTCTGCACGATCTTCCTGTCGCTCGACACGACCGCCGTGCTCCTCACGCCCGTGGTCGTCGTGCTCGCCCGGCACTGCGGGCTGCCGCCGCTCCCGTTCGCGCTCACGACGGTGTGGCTCGCGAACACCGCGTCGCTCCTGCTGCCCGTCTCCAACCTGACGAACCTGCTCGCGGAGCACGAGCTCGGCGGCCTCGGCCCCGTCGGGTTCGCGGCGCTCACGGTCGCGCCGGCGCTCGTGGCCATCGCGATGCCCGTGCTCGCGATCCTCGTCATCCACCGCAAGGACCTCTTCACGCGGTACGAGGTCGGGGCGCCCACCGCGCCGACCGACCGCGTGCTGCTCGTGGGCAGCGCCGTGGTGGTGGGGCTGCTCGTTCCGGCGCTCGTCTCGGGCGTCGAGGTCTGGATCCCCGCGCTCGCCGCGGCCGTCGTGCTCGCGATCCTCACGGCCGTCCGCCGCCCGCGCGTGCTCCGGCTCGGGCTCCTGCCCTGGCAGCTCGTGGTGTTCGCGTCGGGCCTGTTCATCGTGATGGAGGCCGCGCAGTCGCTCGGCCTCACCGCCGTGATGGCCGCGATCTCGGGTCAGGGCCAGGACGCGGGAGCGCTCTTCCGGCTGGCGGGCGTCGCGACGCTGAGCGCCAACGCCGTGGACAACCTGCCGGCGTACCTCGCGCTGGAGCCCGTCGCGGGATCCCCGGAGCGCCTCGTCGCGATCCTCGTGGGCGTCAACGCGGGCCCGCTCATCACGCCGTGGGCCTCGCTCGCCACCCTGCTCTGGCACGAGCGCCTCGTGAGCATGGGGGTCCACATCAAGTGGTCGCGCTACGTGCTGCTGGGGCTCGTGGTCGCGCCCCTCACGGTCGGCCTCGCGATGCTCGCCTTCGTCCTCACGCGCTGA
- a CDS encoding glycoside hydrolase family 15 protein, whose product MAMRIEDYALIGDCHTGALVARDGSIDWLCLPRFDSASMFGALLGTEEHGAWKLAPASPDATVSQRTYLGNTFVLWTRWETPEGAVEVTDFMSMGDRRADVVRRVRGISGTVRMQGDLRLRFGYATALPWIRKLDGDDPRLVAVAGPDAVVVRGPELTATNHHHGVGFDVSAGETVDSALTWYPSHRSEPPAFDVDAALEHTTEWWESWASSIEHSGPHQAAVRRSLLVLRALTHEDTGGIVAAATTSLPEQFGGSRNWDYRYVWLRDASLTLEVLLAHGFESEADEWRTWLLRAIAGDPGDVQIMYGLSGERYLPERDLQSLPGYQGSGPVRVGNGAFEQYQADVIGEVMLALQAARDAGVGETEFSWPLQRALIGFVEENWERQDSGIWEIRGAEQHFTHSRAMIWAALDCAVQGVEGHGLDGPVEQWKDLRDRVRDEILDRGVDPETGAFRQHYGTTAVDASLLILAQAGFCAYDDPRMLATVEQMERTLMHEGFLLRYDTSAGVDGLPAGEYPFLACSFWLVEQYARSGRQADGRALMDRLVALCNDVGLLSEEYDPVGERQAGNVPQALSHLALVRAADALEAAAAAHPDDLDRAHQDGNAALAHAHAARGGSAASA is encoded by the coding sequence ATGGCCATGCGCATCGAGGACTACGCACTCATCGGGGACTGCCACACGGGAGCGCTGGTCGCCCGCGACGGATCCATCGACTGGCTGTGCCTCCCCCGCTTCGACTCCGCGTCCATGTTCGGCGCGCTCCTCGGCACGGAGGAGCACGGCGCGTGGAAGCTCGCGCCCGCCTCGCCCGACGCCACCGTCTCCCAGCGCACCTACCTCGGCAACACCTTCGTGCTCTGGACCAGGTGGGAGACGCCCGAGGGCGCCGTCGAGGTCACCGACTTCATGTCCATGGGCGACCGCCGGGCGGACGTCGTGCGGCGCGTGCGCGGGATCAGCGGCACCGTGCGGATGCAGGGCGACCTGCGCCTGCGCTTCGGCTACGCGACCGCGCTGCCGTGGATCCGCAAGCTCGACGGCGACGACCCGCGCCTCGTCGCCGTGGCCGGCCCCGACGCCGTCGTCGTGCGCGGCCCCGAGCTCACGGCCACGAACCACCACCACGGCGTCGGCTTCGACGTCTCCGCGGGCGAGACGGTCGACTCGGCCCTCACCTGGTACCCCTCCCACCGCAGCGAGCCGCCCGCCTTCGACGTCGACGCCGCCCTCGAGCACACGACCGAGTGGTGGGAGTCGTGGGCCAGCTCCATCGAGCACTCCGGCCCGCACCAGGCCGCGGTCCGCCGGTCGCTGCTCGTGCTCCGCGCGCTCACGCACGAGGACACGGGCGGCATCGTCGCGGCGGCGACCACGAGCCTCCCCGAGCAGTTCGGCGGATCCCGCAACTGGGACTACCGCTACGTGTGGCTCCGCGACGCGTCGCTCACCCTCGAGGTCCTCCTCGCGCACGGCTTCGAGAGCGAGGCCGACGAGTGGCGCACGTGGCTGCTGCGCGCCATCGCCGGGGATCCGGGCGACGTGCAGATCATGTACGGCCTGAGCGGCGAGCGGTACCTCCCCGAGCGCGACCTCCAGAGCCTGCCCGGCTACCAGGGCTCCGGCCCGGTGCGCGTCGGCAACGGCGCGTTCGAGCAGTACCAGGCCGACGTGATCGGCGAGGTGATGCTCGCGCTCCAGGCTGCGCGCGACGCGGGCGTCGGCGAGACGGAGTTCTCCTGGCCGCTGCAGCGTGCGCTCATCGGCTTCGTGGAGGAGAACTGGGAGCGGCAGGACAGCGGCATCTGGGAGATCCGCGGCGCCGAGCAGCACTTCACCCACTCGCGGGCGATGATCTGGGCGGCCCTCGACTGCGCGGTGCAGGGCGTCGAGGGGCACGGGCTCGACGGCCCGGTGGAGCAGTGGAAGGACCTGCGCGACCGGGTGCGCGACGAGATCCTCGACAGGGGCGTGGATCCCGAGACCGGCGCCTTCCGCCAGCACTACGGCACGACCGCCGTGGACGCCTCGCTCCTGATCCTCGCCCAGGCCGGCTTCTGCGCCTACGACGACCCGCGCATGCTCGCCACCGTGGAGCAGATGGAGCGGACGCTGATGCACGAGGGCTTCCTGCTGCGCTACGACACCAGCGCGGGCGTCGACGGGCTGCCCGCGGGCGAGTACCCGTTCCTCGCCTGCTCCTTCTGGCTGGTCGAGCAGTACGCCCGGTCCGGCCGCCAGGCCGACGGCCGAGCGCTGATGGACCGGCTCGTCGCCCTCTGCAACGACGTCGGACTCCTCTCGGAGGAGTACGACCCGGTCGGGGAGCGCCAGGCGGGCAACGTGCCGCAGGCGCTGTCGCACCTCGCGCTCGTCCGAGCGGCGGATGCGCTGGAAGCCGCGGCCGCCGCGCACCCGGACGACCTCGACCGCGCTCACCAGGACGGCAACGCCGCGCTCGCGCACGCGCACGCGGCGCGCGGCGGGTCGGCGGCCTCGGCCTGA
- a CDS encoding alpha/beta fold hydrolase, with amino-acid sequence MDTATNPLDGTRIAYRTFDARPADARPGGDDPREPARAPVVLVHGTALSQAIWRGFGWVRALSPTRPVITLDLRGHGRSGTPHDPAAYAMDLMVADVVAVLDAVGASVVHHVGYSLGARVGFSLAAAHPDRLLSTSSLGGSPRSGVGVFDRVFFPGCIDTLEAGGMPGFLEAWEQHSGHPVDSATRGAFLADDARALAAYMRESERDAGVPDQVVAGSAVPLLLVAGTRDPERLRAAHHVKALRPDAPLVELAGATHADTPRHPDALPAVAAFIDAL; translated from the coding sequence GTGGACACCGCGACCAACCCCCTCGACGGCACGCGCATCGCCTACAGGACCTTCGACGCCCGGCCGGCTGATGCCCGGCCTGGGGGCGACGATCCCCGCGAGCCGGCGCGCGCACCCGTCGTGCTCGTGCACGGCACCGCCCTCTCGCAGGCGATCTGGCGCGGCTTCGGCTGGGTGCGGGCGCTGTCCCCGACGCGGCCCGTGATCACGCTGGACCTCCGCGGCCACGGTCGCAGCGGCACCCCGCACGACCCCGCGGCCTACGCGATGGACCTCATGGTCGCGGACGTCGTGGCCGTGCTCGACGCGGTCGGCGCGTCCGTCGTGCACCACGTGGGCTACAGCCTCGGCGCGCGGGTCGGCTTCTCGCTGGCCGCCGCGCATCCCGACCGCCTTCTCTCGACGTCGAGCCTCGGCGGATCCCCGCGCAGCGGCGTCGGCGTCTTCGACCGCGTGTTCTTCCCCGGCTGCATCGACACACTGGAGGCGGGCGGCATGCCGGGCTTCCTCGAGGCGTGGGAGCAGCACAGCGGGCATCCGGTGGACTCCGCGACGCGCGGGGCGTTCCTCGCGGACGACGCGCGGGCGCTCGCCGCCTACATGCGCGAGTCGGAGCGGGACGCGGGCGTGCCCGACCAGGTCGTCGCCGGATCCGCGGTGCCGCTGCTGCTCGTCGCGGGCACGCGGGATCCCGAGCGGCTCCGCGCCGCGCACCACGTGAAGGCGCTCCGGCCGGACGCGCCGCTCGTGGAGCTCGCGGGGGCGACGCACGCGGACACCCCGCGGCACCCGGACGCGCTGCCGGCCGTGGCCGCCTTCATCGACGCGCTCTGA
- a CDS encoding MarR family winged helix-turn-helix transcriptional regulator yields the protein MPDSPDLSQSLRAGVMRLARRLRAEKADHELSDSQFVVLALLLRDGPTSPGRLAELERVTAPSMNRTVNCLVESGYAERSPAPDDGRRVTVTITDAGRRVVQETRRQRNAWLSLRLDELTAAERATLGEAAALLGRMAAS from the coding sequence ATGCCCGACTCCCCCGACCTCAGCCAGAGCCTGCGCGCCGGCGTCATGCGCCTCGCCCGCCGCCTGCGGGCCGAGAAGGCCGACCACGAGCTGAGCGACAGCCAGTTCGTCGTGCTCGCCCTGCTCCTCCGCGACGGGCCGACGAGCCCCGGCCGCCTCGCCGAGCTCGAGCGCGTCACCGCCCCGAGCATGAACCGCACGGTCAACTGCCTCGTGGAGTCGGGATACGCCGAGCGCTCGCCCGCGCCGGACGACGGCCGGCGCGTCACGGTCACCATCACCGACGCCGGCCGCCGGGTCGTGCAGGAGACCCGCCGGCAGCGCAACGCCTGGCTCTCCCTCCGCCTCGACGAGCTGACGGCCGCCGAGCGCGCCACGCTCGGTGAGGCCGCCGCACTCCTCGGCCGCATGGCCGCGTCATGA